A window of Fragaria vesca subsp. vesca linkage group LG7, FraVesHawaii_1.0, whole genome shotgun sequence contains these coding sequences:
- the LOC101299715 gene encoding uncharacterized protein LOC101299715: MDKRWMQYDRGNPEYQQGILDFLLFVLEHADGRTVHRCSCVECHNTKWKTIYEIHERLNTRSIMRSYTTWSLHGETLDNEPTLEEIRAGYFQHAGSSSSSFDLYVDPSMNIIHDAFPSFAIRHEEEVVYDTTDADHAFSNVDNDDYDKYNRLLAKAQTPLYLGCNVTVLGAIIEQIKTKVDSNWSNVSFNGNLVNIKKLLPPGNNFPHSFDKVQSMLKDLGLGYENIDACKNNCVLFYGVIKKDLDYCPVCKASRWKSSSSSSKKKRIPKKVFRYFPLIPRLKRKCLDVYMRPLIDELKELWENGVPTFNWYSQTSFRMKAAVVWTISDFPGYGMLSSQTTKGYKAFPICLVDLNASWHAGKVCYLGSHTGLPEDHPWRFDAASFDGKQEFGLKPQERSGEWILDMLNSFDFRRLSSDPDVLAQNPKRPSRLENWKHKSIFFELSYWKKLRIRHCLDVMHIEKNVYDNIVRTVFRFKDKTKDTMKARKDLQLMNIRPHLWLTTSGSMPLAHYRINPANENESFQMV, encoded by the exons ATGGACAAGAGATGGATGCAGTATGACCGAGGGAACCCTGAATACCAACAAGGAATTCTAGATTTTTTGTTATTTGTACTTGAACATGCTGATGGCAGAACTGTACACAGGTGTTCGTGTGTTGAATGTCATAATACTAAGTGGAAGACGATTTATGAAATCCACGAACGCCTGAATACAAGAAGTATTATGCGTAGTTATACTACATGGAGTCTACATGGTGAAACATTAGATAATGAACCTACCTTGGAAGAAATCCGAGCGGGATACTTTCAACATGCTGGCTCATCCAGCAGTAGTTTCGACCTTTATGTGGATCCTTCTATGAACATTATACATGATGCTTTTCCTTCATTTGCTATAAGACATGAGGAAGAGGTTGTTTACGATACCACTGATGCAGACCATGCTTTTTCAAATGTTGACAATGATGATTACGATAAGTATAACAGGCTGCTTGCTAAAGCACAGACCCCATTGTACCTTGGGTGTAATGTAACTGTCTTGGGTGCTATCATTGAACAGATTAAAACCAAAGTTGACAGCAATTGGTCGAATGTGTCGTTTAACGGTAACTTGGTGAACATCAAGAAATTACTTCCTCCAGGAAACAACTTTCCCCACAGCTTTGATAAGGTACAGAGTATGTTGAAAGATCTTGGCCTCGGTTATGAGAATATCGACGCATGCAAGAATAACTGCGTTTTGTTTTATGGAGTCATCAAGAAAGACCTGGATTACTGTCCAGTGTGCAAAGCGTCGAGGTGGAAGTCATCATCTTCTTCATCTAAGAAGAAAAGGATTCCAAAGAAGGTGTTTCGTTATTTCCCATTGATTCCTAGGTTGAAGC GAAAATGTCTTGATGTGTACATGAGACCATTGATTGACGAGTTAAAAGAATTATGGGAAAATGGCGTCCCTACTTTTAACTGGTATAGTCAAACTTCATTCAGGATGAAAGCAGCAGTGGTTTGGACCATTAGTGATTTTCCTGGATACGGGATGTTGTCGTCTCAAACCACTAAAGGTTACAAGGCTTTCCCAATCTGCTTAGTAGACCTAAATGCTAGTTGGCACGCTGGAAAGGTGTGTTACTTGGGGAGTCATACAGGGCTTCCGGAAGATCATCCATGGCGATTTGATGCGGCTTCATTCGATGGGAAGCAAGAGTTTGGTTTAAAACCCCAAGAGCGGTCTGGTGAGTGGATTTTGGATATGTTGAACTCTTTTGATTTCAGACGTCTTAGCAGTGATCCTGACGTGTTAGCTCAGAATCCAAAACGTCCTTCTAGATTGGAGAACTGGAAACACAAGAGTATATTTTTTGAATTGTCTTATTGGAAGAAATTGAGAATAAGGCACTGTCTTGATGTCATGCATATAGAGAAGAATGTTTATGACAACATTGTGAGAACAGTTTTCAGGTTTAAAGATAAGACTAAGGACACTATGAAGGCGCGCAAAGATCTTCAACTCATGAACATACGCCCTCACTTGTGGCTAACAACTTCGGGGTCAATGCCTCTTGCACATTACAGGATTAATCCGGCTAATGAGAATGAAAGTTTTCAAATGGTTTGA
- the LOC101299428 gene encoding 3-hydroxyisobutyryl-CoA hydrolase 1-like — MASYNSNHRPDPEVLVQENNSSVRTLTLNRPQRMNVLSLEMLSRLSELLLAYDHDTKVKLVMLKGNGKAFSTGGDIAVMAHHLRNGDWRSVVKESEVLFKLIFLIETYSKPQLSVLNGIAMGRATGIYLASRFRIVPENATFCMPETAMGGFPDTGASYFLPRLPGFFGEYLALTGARLDGPEMLACGLATHFVPATKLALLEEALVCKVALTKDGTSITDLEISISAIINEYLVVQPALKRGSALHKMDVIENCFSRRSVEEILSALEKEATYLEDDAWISSTIQSLKKASPTSLKLCLRSIREGRSQGLSECLVREHTMGYHIARGKISRDFIEGCARLLWDKNKISKWEPSKLELVTDQMIDRYFSKMDDNEEAEVFKLPATARSSNFHAIAKL, encoded by the coding sequence ATGGCTTCTTACAACTCCAATCATCGTCCCGATCCGGAGGTTCTGGTACAAGAGAACAATTCATCTGTGAGGACACTGACACTAAACAGGCCTCAACGCATGAATGTTCTCTCCCTTGAAATGCTCTCTCGGCTCTCTGAGCTGTTGCTCGCCTATGATCATGATACCAAAGTCAAACTGGTCATGCTCAAAGGTAATGGAAAAGCATTTTCTACAGGCGGTGATATCGCTGTCATGGCTCATCATCTCAGAAATGGTGATTGGAGGTCTGTTGTAAAAGAATCCGAAGTGCTTTTTAAGTTAATCTTCTTGATAGAAACCTACAGTAAACCCCAGCTTTCAGTTCTCAATGGCATAGCCATGGGAAGGGCAACTGGTATTTACTTAGCTTCCAGATTCCGAATAGTACCAGAGAATGCCACGTTTTGTATGCCAGAGACAGCTATGGGAGGGTTTCCTGACACCGGTGCCTCTTATTTCCTTCCGAGACTTCCCGGTTTCTTCGGAGAATATCTTGCCCTAACCGGTGCCAGATTGGACGGTCCTGAAATGCTTGCTTGCGGTCTAGCAACTCACTTTGTTCCCGCAACCAAATTGGCTTTGCTAGAAGAAGCACTAGTATGCAAAGTTGCTTTGACGAAAGATGGTACCTCAATCACTGATCTTGAAATTTCTATTTCAGCTATTATTAATGAATACTTGGTCGTCCAACCAGCTTTGAAGAGAGGTAGCGCTTTACACAAAATGGATGTTATTGAAAACTGCTTTTCGAGGAGATCAGTGGAAGAAATTTTAAGTGCACTCGAGAAGGAGGCTACATATCTTGAGGATGATGCATGGATATCCTCCACAATTCAATCACTTAAGAAGGCGTCGCCGACAAGTTTGAAGCTATGTTTGAGATCGATCAGAGAAGGAAGGTCGCAAGGGCTCAGTGAGTGTCTTGTTCGAGAACATACAATGGGGTACCATATTGCGAGGGGAAAAATAAGCAGAGATTTCATAGAGGGTTGCGCAAGACTGCTGTGGGACAAGAATAAGATCAGTAAGTGGGAGCCTAGTAAGTTGGAGCTTGTCACTGATCAGATGATCGATCGCTACTTCTCCAAGATGGATGATAATGAAGAGGCGGAAGTATTTAAGCTCCCTGCAACTGCAAGATCCAGCAACTTCCATGCCATAGCCAAGCTTTGA